DNA from Gammaproteobacteria bacterium:
CCCAGGTCATCCAGAGTGACGCCAACGTCCAGGCCCTGATCGAAACCTTCAACGCCCGCATCCACCCCGACTCTATCCAGCCCCTGGATTAATCTGATCTCTCTTCTCAGCTCAGGCTTGCTATAATTAAAGGTAGGTAGAATTAGACTGACTTCTCAGCTCACTTTATCTCCCCCTTGATAGAAGAGTTAGAGTGGGGGGGGGGTAGGTAGTAGCGCAAACACATCACGCAGAAAGACTTACGAGGTAAGATATGAAAGGCGGTCTAGGCAACATCATGAAACAGGCCCAGCAGATGCAGGCCAACCTGCAAAAGGCTGCGGAGGAACTCGCCGGCCTGGAAGTCACCGGACAATCCGGCGCGGGCATGGTCACCGTGGTCATGACCGGATCGCACGACGTCAAGCGCGTCACCATAGATCCCAGCCTGATGCAGGAAGACAAGGAAATGCTGGAAGACCTGATCGCGGCGGCCGTCAACGACGCCGTGCGCGCGGTGGAGAAGACCTCCAAGGAAAAATACGCCGGCATGACGGGCGGCCTGGGCCTCCCCGCAGGCTTCAAGATGCCCTTCTAGCCTTGCAGCACGTCCCCAGCACACTCATTGAGCAGTTAGTCGAGGCCTTCCGCTGCCTGCCCGGCGTGGGCCCCAAGTCGGCCCAGCGCATGGCCTTCCATCTGCTGGAACGCAACCGCGAAGGCGCGCGCCAACTCGCCGAGGCCCTGACCCAGGCCGTCAACAACATCCATCACTGCGTCCTGTGCCGTACCCTAAGCGAAACCGAAATCTGCCGGCTATGCGCCAATAGCGGCCGGGACCGCGCCCTGCTGTGCGTAGTGGAAA
Protein-coding regions in this window:
- a CDS encoding YbaB/EbfC family nucleoid-associated protein, with translation MKGGLGNIMKQAQQMQANLQKAAEELAGLEVTGQSGAGMVTVVMTGSHDVKRVTIDPSLMQEDKEMLEDLIAAAVNDAVRAVEKTSKEKYAGMTGGLGLPAGFKMPF